The DNA region GGGGGCCAGTTGGGAATAGGCCAGCTCCCTCTGCTTGGACTGCCTGCTGAGGCTGAGCGGGTCAAGGACAGAGGGTTTGCGCCCACCGGGGTGGTAGTGGAACTCTTGCATGGTCTGCGGATGGTGCTGGAGTTCCTGGGAGCCAGGATATGAGTGGCGGTGCTCATGGTACTGCCGAATCCGCTGGGCCTCAGCTCGCAGAATGGCTGCTGCCGGGTTGACCGTACGAACCGGTTCATCACCACTCGGGTCACCAGGTGAGCTCCTCTCAATGTAGCGAGTCTCTGAGGGGTAAAAGGCTCCCTCTGAGTGAAACGAACGGGGACTTCGAACGGAACCGGGGGAGGAGGAGGTGCTGGGCCTTTTGGAAGTCACAGGGGCTTCCATGCTGTGGTGCCGCTGCAGGGAATGGTGGTAGCCTCGGCCCCCTCGTCCTCCCTTGCAGACAGGGGAGAGGAACTCGCCCCCTCGGTCTCCTCCCTGCTCTGAGAGGAGCACCAGCTGCGGCTCAGCAGTAGACACTGCCCCCCCACCAGCCGAAGAAGGGGGTTTGATACCCTGCTGGAATGAGGTGGACTCGGACTTGAGAGCGTCAATACAGTTGTTGATGATCTGGTTGACTTTATCTACTTCTTTTGCGATGGTGGAGATCTCTGCCACAGATCCCTGGGGATTTGCTTGGGGAGGTATTTCCCGTTCCCTCTCTACGCTGGACCCTCGAACCTCCATGTAGTTGAGCTTAGCCGACTTGTGCACTGGAGTTTCTACCACCTCCTGCAACTGATAGGGATCTATTTCTGTGCCCTGTGGAAGGTAGGGCATCCTGGAAACTGTATCCCCACCAGGCGGAAGTTTCTGTGCAACAGGACAGCCGCCTCCACCCTCTATATCCCCTTTGTCGCCGTACTTGAGTTCTATGAGGGTCCTCTGGATTCGACTTATCTTGCGCTCTTTCTCCTCCGCAATCCTCTTCCGTCTAAGGCAGTGGACTACCAGGCCAAGGAACAGCAGCATTCCAAACAAGCATCCTAAGATAGTCATAATGTAGTGAGTGGCCGACGACTGATTGGCAACCCGTTCCGGTCTGGCCCCGCGACCCGTTGAGAGAGTCAGACAGGTATGGTTAAAACGCAGGGAGTTGCGTATGGAGGCCACGCAGTATGTATAATCTGTGTTAGCTTTTAGGTCGGTAAGCTTGATGTCCTCTGTCTTATACTTCAGGTTCTGGATGTCAGTGAAGAAACTGTTGTTATATAGCATCAGTATGTACATCTTCCGATACGGGTGCGGGATTTCCACAGTGATCACAGCGCTTGATTGCAATACCTCCTTCAGTGTCATGACAGGATTGATCTCGGTAAAGATGGTGTGGTAGATGACCTCATCGGGTGGTGTGCCAGATGCACAGTCATCCACTCCGCATGGAGAAAAGTCTGGTGACAGTGTGGTGGCATCCAGCAAGCCATTTATGTTGAAGGCAGTGGAGTTGCTGCCATCCTCAGTGCACACCAGACTGAGCACATGCAGCGCATTGCGTTGGGTCACCGGGCGGGGGTTTGGGCTTAGCAAGTTGTAGCCGGAGAAACCATGAGGGGAGTCGCACACCATACGTTCACTGGTCCGGTTGGGAAAGGCTGCAAGCCAGCGCAGGAATGGCAGAAGCTCACAGGAGCAGTTGAAGGGGTTGGTGTACAGCTCGCAGGTGGTCAGTTTGGAAAGTCCTGAGAACAAACTGCCATCTAACACCTGGATCCTGGTGAAGACACAATAATCTTTTATTATAGATTGCTCAACATTTGGtctattaaaacaaaatcaaTTTCCTCTTGTAATGAATGTTTTGGGTTCCTCTGTTTTATATTCTATATATCTATCTAATAGAAGCTGAATGTCCTCATACGCATTTTTTAGTAGTATTGCTAAAATGTTGATTGTATAGTTGACCTTGACCAATCGGTGATTGtaattgacttttgtttttttttcaattaaactgGCTGTGCAGAACAAAGCCAAAATTACTCTAACCCTGGCCTACTTTAATAAGGGTAAAGGGGAAGCATCGAGGTACCCTCTTGCGCTGATAACTACCTAATCACTGGgttctttttttccaatttcaaaGGTACCTGTTCATGGATAGGTCAATATTCTCGATGTTGGGGCATTCCCAGAAGGTATTAGGCAAGACAGCTTCGATGAGGTTGGCTTGAAGGTAAAGGTACTGCAACTTGCCCAGGCCTCGCAGCATTCCTTCCGTGAGGTTTCTCAGTTTGTTGAAGCCCATCTGGAGAACCTTGGGGGATttatagggggggggggggggggtaggatAGAAGGAGTGAGGACAAAGACAAGTAGGATTACTGGTAATCTTCAACGAGCTATTGCATAGAGAGATGCCGGCTCAGCACACTCTTGATGTTTTGCATGCTGATCAAAGCTCAACTCTTTGCATACTCTTCATTTTTTCATGTTGCTGACATACAGTAGCAGGGAGACACATGATGAAATTTTGGATTGATTGATTTGGTCTGGAGTGACACTTGTTTTTTAGTCAGGTGTAACATCTACATGACTTTAAATGGCAAAAATTACTTACGGTTTATCTAATTGAAGTAACCTTGTAAGTGATGGTTCTGACACAAAGAACGTGATATCATTGATTATCACTTTGACCTTGTGTAAATGGTGTAATTTAACGTGCCATTTTCCCCAACGTGTCAATGCCGTCATTTATCCCGTCACTTTAAATGCATCAATGCATTTTTATAGCTTTCCATTTTAAACTGACAAAATTTCTCAATCTGATGACTTTTTCACCTTTTCCATGTCAACCCGATCTTAACATTTTACTTTGACTATATATCAATTTGTTGCTTAACTTGTCAGTTTGAGCCCCATGTCAATGTGTCACTTAACCTTTCACTTTAAGCATATGCCAATGCCATGACTCGAGTTCTCACTTTTACCAACACTCAATGTTGTCATTTACACACATTGTTACAACAACTTTGTGTCAATGTACTTGTTCAACATATCACTGGATGGcgatgttttaggacatttaccaTGGGTAAATTACTTACCTTACGCGGATTGTCACCTTAACCCTATAGTAATGTTGACACTTAACTATTATTTTGTGTCAATGCCGTCATTTATGGGTAACTTTAACCACCTGTCAATAGCAACAGTTAACTTGTCCCTATTACTATAAATTCCCTGACCTATCTTGTCACTTTAACCCTGTGTCAATGCCATCATGCAATCTGCgactttttaccatgtggcagtcCTGTCTTACCTGCaagttgaactgtgccgagaaagCACCGTCCTCTACATAGCTGATGTCGTTCTTGGTGAGGTTCAGGTAAGTGAGATTTCCAAAGCGGCTGAGTGACGAGTAGTGTACCGAGCGGATCTTATTCTCATTCAGCCTCAGATCCACGATTGTGCTGCAGTCGGTACACACAGGCATTAGGTATACAAAGTTTGTTCAAAGGCTCGTCTTGGTCAATAAATCAAAGCAGAACTGGTGTTACCTGTTTATGTGGGCTGGTATGGCCTCATAGGGAGGCTGGTTCATGCTGCAGATGGCCAACCACACAAAACCTTTCTCGCCCTCAATGAGCCAACAGTCGGCCATTGCCACAGGTAACCTCATGATGGATAGAAGGGTGAGCCATCCCAGGAATGAGCCGACAGCGAGTGAAAACCTTCCTCTGCCATTTGGCCTCGGCTGCTGGCCCTGATGAATTGTTGTCATAGTGTCCATTGTAGAAATTTACCTCAGGAATACACGATTAAGGGAATAAAGAGTACAAGAAGGAAGAAGAGCAGAGCTTCAACTATGCCCAGGTTCCTAATTGGTGGTGAAAGGTCGTTCTGATTGGTCAGTTCTCATGTCTGTAGAAGCCGTCTGCCTCTCTGATTAGACAAGCACTCACTCTCACGCTTCCTCATTCTTGAAAATCAAGTGCAGACTGGATCCCTGGAGATGAGGAGAACACAGAGTTAAGAGAAACTAAGTAATGATGCAATGATGGCAACACCTGGTTCATGAAAATAAagtaataacaacaacaacccttgtcttaaccagtgttgtcagtaatgcgttactataatctgattactttctttcagtaacaagcAATCTAACTTTTTTCCAAAccaataatctgattaaagttcgattccttagtgtctgtacgTTACCATTttattattgcctcataatgtttgtagaatgaagaatattgtagtcatgtgcaAAGAgccttttgaatagaaaatgttagaaatgttCCCACTATGTGTTggtttccatggtaactgctcatagttacttcctgttttggtcttgagTCACACGCGCTGTTTTGGGACTAAGAAAGGCGTGTGGAACGCGGGTGCACATTCAAGccaagtgcagccacctgttgagcaGTGTGAGGGAATGTTGTTGTTGAATGATGAATAAACGTGactattttccttcattctggagagtCGTTTCGCAGCTTTGCCATTGCAACGGCAGGTAGTCAGCGCTCTAAGtcggcgagcattgtttacatcatactcatgttgcacatttatgctgtTAGGcgacgtgttcgtttagcatctttgggatgtgttgtaaatcCGGTGTAAATACAGGTGCTTAGTTGCCACCACGTTTATTGGCCAAATTGTGTGTAcagcgtacttccgggttgtgcgcgtgCATTTGCACCTGCCCCCACCGTTGTGTTTATTTCACTGTTTATagcacaatttatttgtgtgttatTGATTATTATGcagtcattttgcattgttttacattggcattgagatgctgttaaccctaacccctaaaccctaacccaaagttgagagttttttacattaggcttaatcttcgagttagtgtaggtttaattagtctttggagttgatttcaacaaattccatgcagtttgtcagttatttgttagtttcagggctccggggtggtggttgaaatcaactccatcgactgatTAAAACCCTgtaaactcgaagattaagctttatgtgaaaaattctgacctTCCCCTTTagattcaattatcggaaagtccaTTACactcgatgacatttttctgttgtcattcttatcttGAAGCAGCCAAGGgaggaaaaattggtaaaagagTAATCGATACATTACTTttgaagtaacttagttactttgataatgaaataatcagtaaagtaactggaTTACTTTCTTGAGGCGTAATCGCTAATCAGTActcaaattactttttcaagtaatctgtgacaatacTGGTCTTGACAATGGAGTCATtgcttgtaaaaaagaaaaaaaaagaaaaagttaatCAACGAAAGCAGactgtgatatactgtattgtgGTGTGATGGATGTTTTTATACACTGTTTCCATCACTGTGTTTTATAAAAAGAAGTAAAGTAATAATGACAACTATCAACTCTTGTCTTGACATGGTTGAATTTGCTTTTCAAACAAAATTCACTGTCTGATGGTTATCCTCGGGTCTCTTTAGGCTGTTGCTAAAAATGTAAGCATATGAAACACATGATTCATTAAAACCAAGGAAAGACTATAAATGCTTGACAGCATTGTGTTGTGTTTGCTATTCTGGGGCAGAGCGTTCTATATACATGAAGTAGAGtccttttttgattgatgtcAAGAAATGTCTCTAATATATGGATTATTAAAACAAAGTATACAGAATTATTTCTTGTTTCTACTCTGTTTGGAGTCTTTTTATAGGCTTTTCTGCAAATAAACAGGGCCAAAGGAATCTACATAGTGGAAATACATAAGTATTTTTGGTAGACATTAGGCTGCAATTATACAAAGTAACAGCAATAACCACTGGGAAAGTTGACTCATTATGccaattaggctaggttcataccgcagatcttaatgcacaaatccgattttttgtcatctgtttttttggcatatccgttcagactgcctttgtccattgagcccgttcaagtatcacttaTGCGCACTAATTTGCAATATGAGATGTGCTGaggaaactgacccgcatgcgcaggagattcaaaacaaatga from Corythoichthys intestinalis isolate RoL2023-P3 chromosome 8, ASM3026506v1, whole genome shotgun sequence includes:
- the LOC130920524 gene encoding protein ELFN1-like encodes the protein MDTMTTIHQGQQPRPNGRGRFSLAVGSFLGWLTLLSIMRLPVAMADCWLIEGEKGFVWLAICSMNQPPYEAIPAHINSTIVDLRLNENKIRSVHYSSLSRFGNLTYLNLTKNDISYVEDGAFSAQFNLQVLQMGFNKLRNLTEGMLRGLGKLQYLYLQANLIEAVLPNTFWECPNIENIDLSMNRIQVLDGSLFSGLSKLTTCELYTNPFNCSCELLPFLRWLAAFPNRTSERMVCDSPHGFSGYNLLSPNPRPVTQRNALHVLSLVCTEDGSNSTAFNINGLLDATTLSPDFSPCGVDDCASGTPPDEVIYHTIFTEINPVMTLKEVLQSSAVITVEIPHPYRKMYILMLYNNSFFTDIQNLKYKTEDIKLTDLKANTDYTYCVASIRNSLRFNHTCLTLSTGRGARPERVANQSSATHYIMTILGCLFGMLLFLGLVVHCLRRKRIAEEKERKISRIQRTLIELKYGDKGDIEGGGGCPVAQKLPPGGDTVSRMPYLPQGTEIDPYQLQEVVETPVHKSAKLNYMEVRGSSVEREREIPPQANPQGSVAEISTIAKEVDKVNQIINNCIDALKSESTSFQQGIKPPSSAGGGAVSTAEPQLVLLSEQGGDRGGEFLSPVCKGGRGGRGYHHSLQRHHSMEAPVTSKRPSTSSSPGSVRSPRSFHSEGAFYPSETRYIERSSPGDPSGDEPVRTVNPAAAILRAEAQRIRQYHEHRHSYPGSQELQHHPQTMQEFHYHPGGRKPSVLDPLSLSRQSKQRELAYSQLAPHYALSPQYHNLSYCSSPEEDEEEEEEEGLLCTPTLGLWERFKLHRKRHRQASMEDEGYVAAGHALRRKVQFAKDEDLHDILDYWKGVSAQQKA